The proteins below come from a single Archangium lipolyticum genomic window:
- a CDS encoding Rossmann-fold NAD(P)-binding domain-containing protein, giving the protein MKARILIAGGYGLVGSFIARHVRKLSKEVELILAGRNPEKGAALARELGGATTARLDVSNAARGLSEVGHVDLIVAALQDPGDNLIHAALSRGVAHIGITKLAEDVAPATFAALRSPPTRPIVLLGHWQAGVLLHAAWKAAEPFSRVDSIQLAGLYDTKDPIGQMTASDSEHFVGRALLREAGAWKWLDATQHVRDIRLSDGRVLQGLPMSVLDVPSLAAVTGAPNVRFDFVQGDSLGTLAGGPASHDLYIDIEGLLKEGTPARRRTMVSGPAGNAHLTALGVLVVIERVLGLDGRPAAPGGLHLPETLVAPDEALARFKEFGVHIASDA; this is encoded by the coding sequence GTGAAGGCACGCATCCTCATCGCAGGGGGTTATGGGCTGGTGGGCAGTTTCATCGCGCGGCACGTCAGGAAGCTCAGCAAGGAGGTGGAGCTCATCCTCGCGGGGCGGAATCCCGAGAAGGGGGCGGCCCTCGCACGCGAGCTGGGCGGTGCCACGACGGCTCGGCTCGACGTATCGAACGCCGCAAGGGGACTGAGTGAGGTGGGACATGTCGACCTCATCGTCGCGGCCTTGCAGGATCCCGGCGACAACCTCATCCACGCCGCACTGTCGCGTGGCGTCGCACACATCGGCATCACGAAGCTGGCGGAGGACGTCGCGCCTGCGACCTTCGCGGCGCTGCGCTCGCCTCCGACGCGGCCCATCGTCCTGCTGGGGCACTGGCAGGCAGGCGTCCTGCTGCACGCCGCGTGGAAGGCCGCCGAGCCGTTCAGCCGTGTGGACTCGATCCAGCTCGCGGGGCTCTACGATACGAAGGACCCGATTGGCCAGATGACCGCCAGCGACAGCGAGCATTTCGTCGGCCGCGCGCTGTTGCGTGAGGCCGGAGCCTGGAAGTGGCTTGACGCCACGCAGCACGTCAGGGACATCCGCCTATCGGACGGGCGTGTCCTGCAGGGGCTCCCCATGTCCGTGCTCGACGTGCCAAGCCTCGCCGCCGTGACGGGGGCCCCCAATGTCCGCTTTGACTTCGTCCAGGGGGACTCCCTGGGCACTCTGGCCGGAGGCCCGGCTTCCCATGACCTCTACATCGACATCGAAGGCCTCCTGAAGGAAGGAACGCCGGCCCGCCGGAGAACGATGGTCTCCGGTCCGGCTGGCAACGCGCACCTGACCGCGCTGGGGGTTCTGGTCGTCATCGAGCGTGTCCTGGGCCTGGACGGACGGCCCGCCGCCCCGGGTGGCCTGCACCTGCCCGAGACGCTCGTGGCGCCCGACGAGGCCCTCGCGCGGTTCAAGGAGTTCGGCGTCCACATCGCCAGCGATGCCTGA
- a CDS encoding cytochrome c oxidase assembly factor 1 family protein, with product MAEYDDGRGKHFTKWFIGLMLGIPLLCGGCGVLGFLFLRSESPYDQAVERATNHARVNKVLGAPVTAASLFSGQMNTTGDDGLATMEIELSGSKQTGTLHVKGVQTSGLWGFSTLKLVARDGTVINLLGY from the coding sequence ATGGCTGAATACGACGATGGTCGAGGCAAGCACTTCACGAAGTGGTTCATCGGCTTGATGCTGGGAATTCCGCTGCTGTGCGGCGGGTGTGGGGTGCTGGGGTTCCTCTTCCTGCGGAGCGAGAGCCCATACGATCAGGCCGTCGAGCGCGCCACGAACCACGCCAGGGTCAACAAGGTCCTTGGCGCGCCGGTGACCGCCGCCTCCCTGTTCTCGGGGCAGATGAACACCACTGGGGATGATGGCCTGGCCACGATGGAGATTGAGCTGTCTGGGAGCAAGCAGACAGGCACGCTTCACGTCAAGGGTGTGCAGACGAGCGGCTTGTGGGGCTTCAGCACGCTGAAGCTGGTAGCGCGCGATGGGACCGTCATCAACCTCCTGGGCTACTGA
- a CDS encoding HNH endonuclease — MALPTVDPDWEVRAAAFQMLERLVARYGPTLEWDIVQRGFDFKGQHFHFATKARGIFRPKEMRGGGPLSIKTIIPRGGRIARYEDSQKDDGVFIYKLQGDDPDNRDNQLLEWAWKWSVPLIYFCAVEVGVYQPIWPIYIRGIDRERMECTLSADDAVLAVRQLGVPMVADAKGSDGRREYVTVQAKRRLHQARFRLEVLRAYETRCAVCRLPRAELLDAAHIVPDREEKGEPVVPNGLALCRLHHGVFDTDLMGIRPDGVIELSKTLLETRDGPTLEHAVKAFHGQSLHLPRNREEQPGQRFLEERYARFRQVG; from the coding sequence ATGGCCCTACCTACGGTTGATCCAGACTGGGAAGTCCGCGCTGCCGCCTTCCAGATGTTGGAGCGGCTGGTGGCGCGTTACGGGCCCACGTTGGAGTGGGACATCGTCCAGCGAGGTTTCGACTTCAAGGGCCAGCACTTCCACTTCGCCACCAAGGCGAGAGGCATCTTCCGGCCGAAGGAGATGCGAGGAGGTGGACCCCTCTCCATCAAGACCATCATTCCGCGTGGGGGCCGCATCGCGCGCTACGAGGACTCCCAGAAGGATGATGGGGTCTTCATCTATAAGCTGCAGGGGGACGACCCGGACAATCGGGACAATCAGTTGCTCGAGTGGGCGTGGAAGTGGTCGGTGCCGTTGATCTACTTCTGCGCGGTCGAGGTGGGCGTCTACCAACCCATTTGGCCCATCTACATCCGGGGAATCGACCGGGAGCGGATGGAGTGCACGCTCTCGGCCGACGATGCGGTGCTGGCGGTGCGGCAACTCGGCGTGCCGATGGTGGCGGATGCGAAGGGCAGCGACGGCCGCCGCGAGTACGTCACGGTCCAGGCGAAGCGGAGATTGCACCAGGCCCGGTTCAGGCTGGAGGTGCTGAGGGCCTACGAGACGAGATGCGCGGTGTGCCGGCTACCTCGGGCGGAACTGTTGGACGCGGCGCACATCGTGCCGGACCGGGAGGAGAAGGGAGAGCCCGTGGTGCCGAACGGACTGGCGCTGTGCCGGCTGCATCACGGCGTGTTCGACACAGACTTGATGGGTATCCGCCCCGATGGGGTCATCGAACTGTCCAAGACGCTGCTCGAGACTCGTGATGGTCCGACGCTGGAGCACGCGGTGAAGGCCTTCCATGGCCAGAGCCTCCATTTGCCCCGGAATCGAGAGGAGCAGCCAGGACAGCGGTTCTTGGAGGAGCGGTACGCGCGTTTCCGTCAGGTGGGATGA